In Lysobacter firmicutimachus, one genomic interval encodes:
- a CDS encoding FAD:protein FMN transferase → MATMALHTLSGATMGTTWSVKLIAAVSALPALERGIQARLDQVVAQMSTWERGSDISRYNRAGAGSRHTLPAEFAEVLDAALTLAADSDGAYDPTIGPLVDLWGFGPAGACAQTPTADALADARARVGWRRLGYDAATRALTQPGGACLDLSSIAKGYGVDRVADWLLAQGVEHCLVEVGGELRGHGRRPDGSAWRVAVERPGSDGDAATAVIALDGDAIATSGDYRRYFDADGRRYAHTLDPRSGAPIDGELASVTVLHAQCMQADGLATALSVLGAREGLAYANRRGLAALFVVREGEGFVARGTPAFVARQRAA, encoded by the coding sequence ATGGCGACGATGGCGCTGCATACGCTGAGCGGCGCGACCATGGGCACGACCTGGTCGGTCAAGCTGATCGCCGCCGTGTCGGCGTTGCCGGCGCTGGAACGCGGCATCCAGGCCCGACTCGATCAGGTCGTCGCGCAGATGAGCACCTGGGAACGCGGCTCCGACATCAGCCGTTACAACCGCGCCGGCGCCGGCAGCCGGCATACCTTGCCGGCCGAGTTCGCCGAAGTGCTGGACGCGGCGCTGACGTTGGCCGCGGACAGCGACGGCGCCTACGACCCCACCATCGGGCCGCTGGTCGACTTGTGGGGCTTCGGCCCCGCCGGCGCCTGCGCGCAGACGCCCACGGCCGACGCATTGGCCGACGCGCGCGCGCGCGTCGGCTGGCGCCGCCTCGGCTACGACGCAGCAACGCGCGCGCTGACCCAACCCGGCGGCGCCTGTCTGGACTTGTCCTCGATCGCCAAGGGCTACGGCGTCGACCGCGTCGCCGACTGGCTGCTCGCCCAGGGCGTCGAACACTGCCTGGTCGAAGTCGGCGGTGAGTTACGCGGCCACGGCCGCCGTCCCGACGGCAGCGCCTGGCGGGTCGCGGTGGAACGACCCGGCAGCGACGGCGACGCCGCGACCGCAGTGATCGCGCTCGACGGCGACGCGATCGCCACCTCGGGCGACTACCGCCGCTACTTCGACGCCGACGGCCGCCGCTATGCGCATACGCTGGACCCGCGCAGCGGCGCGCCCATCGACGGCGAGTTGGCCTCGGTCACCGTGCTGCACGCGCAGTGCATGCAGGCCGACGGCCTGGCCACCGCGCTGAGCGTGCTCGGCGCGCGCGAAGGACTGGCCTACGCCAATCGCCGCGGACTGGCCGCCTTGTTCGTCGTGCGCGAAGGCGAAGGCTTCGTCGCCCGCGGCACGCCCGCTTTCGTCGCCCGGCAGCGCGCCGCGTGA
- a CDS encoding sulfite reductase subunit alpha: MSAVAPRRRIEPGTIGSALAVLALIALACALAYWQADPWQWISPGRGRWWMAAALFAAYAGFVAAVAVSRARHARREALPALSPESPGEWLIAFASQTGFAEQLARRSHAALAEAGLRADLAVLGTLDAERLARYPRALFVVSTTGEGDAPDSAAAFVRRVMGAAAALPQLRYGVLALGDREYREYCAFGHRLDHWLRHAGAQPLFDLVEVDNGETGALRHWQHHLGLLAGRTDLPDWSAPAYAAWRLQQRRESNPGSAGAPAFHIALTPADGGGAHWRAGDIAEIGPRNAGDEVARWLAQAGLDGAQTVRRDETSLPIAEVLAGSRLPDPATCIGQSAQAVADALQPLPHREYSIASLPADGSLQLLVRQMRRDDGRLGLGSGWLTEHAALGGEIDLRIRSNPSFHAPDDARPIVLIGNGTGLAGLRALLKTRIAAGHRRNWLLFGERNAACDLHYREELEAWRAGGAIERVDYAFSRDGQARVYVQDRLREQRPRVREWVAAGAAIYVCGSLEGMAPAVEAALQEAIGVEALENLAAQGRYRRDVY, translated from the coding sequence GTGAGCGCTGTCGCACCGCGCCGCCGCATCGAGCCGGGGACGATCGGCAGCGCCTTGGCGGTCCTTGCGTTGATCGCGCTGGCCTGCGCACTGGCGTATTGGCAGGCCGACCCTTGGCAGTGGATTTCGCCCGGCCGCGGCCGCTGGTGGATGGCCGCCGCCCTGTTCGCCGCCTACGCCGGTTTCGTCGCCGCAGTCGCGGTGTCGCGTGCGCGCCACGCACGGCGCGAGGCCCTGCCGGCGCTGTCGCCGGAGTCGCCCGGCGAGTGGCTGATCGCCTTCGCCAGCCAGACCGGCTTCGCCGAGCAGTTGGCGCGACGCAGCCACGCCGCGCTGGCCGAGGCCGGACTGCGCGCCGATCTGGCCGTGCTCGGCACGCTCGATGCCGAGCGCCTGGCGCGCTATCCGCGCGCTCTGTTCGTGGTCAGCACCACCGGCGAAGGCGACGCGCCCGACAGCGCTGCCGCGTTCGTGCGCCGGGTCATGGGCGCGGCGGCGGCCTTGCCGCAGCTGCGCTACGGTGTGCTCGCGCTCGGCGATCGCGAGTACCGCGAGTACTGCGCCTTCGGTCATCGCCTCGATCACTGGCTGCGCCATGCCGGCGCACAGCCGCTGTTCGATCTGGTCGAAGTCGACAACGGCGAAACCGGCGCCCTGCGACATTGGCAGCATCATCTGGGCCTGCTCGCCGGCCGGACCGACTTGCCCGACTGGAGCGCGCCGGCCTACGCCGCCTGGCGCCTGCAGCAGCGTCGCGAATCCAACCCCGGCAGCGCCGGCGCGCCGGCCTTCCATATCGCGCTTACGCCGGCCGACGGCGGCGGTGCGCACTGGCGCGCCGGCGACATCGCCGAGATCGGCCCGCGCAACGCCGGCGACGAAGTGGCGCGGTGGTTGGCGCAGGCCGGACTCGACGGCGCACAGACGGTGCGGCGCGACGAAACCTCATTGCCGATCGCCGAGGTCCTGGCCGGTTCGCGCCTGCCCGATCCGGCAACCTGCATCGGCCAAAGCGCGCAAGCGGTCGCCGACGCCCTGCAACCGCTGCCGCATCGCGAATACTCGATCGCCTCGCTGCCGGCGGACGGTTCGCTGCAGTTGCTGGTGCGGCAGATGCGCCGCGACGACGGTCGGCTCGGCCTGGGCAGCGGCTGGCTGACCGAACACGCCGCGCTCGGCGGCGAGATCGACCTGCGCATCCGCAGCAATCCTTCCTTCCACGCTCCCGACGACGCCCGGCCGATCGTGCTGATCGGCAACGGCACCGGACTGGCCGGCCTGCGCGCCCTGCTCAAGACCCGGATCGCCGCCGGCCACCGCCGCAACTGGCTGCTGTTCGGCGAACGCAACGCCGCCTGCGACCTGCACTATCGCGAGGAGCTCGAGGCCTGGCGGGCGGGCGGCGCGATCGAACGCGTCGACTATGCGTTCTCGCGCGACGGCCAGGCGCGGGTCTACGTGCAGGACCGCTTGCGCGAACAACGGCCGCGCGTGCGCGAATGGGTCGCCGCCGGTGCGGCGATCTACGTCTGCGGCAGCCTGGAAGGCATGGCGCCGGCGGTGGAAGCGGCGCTGCAGGAAGCGATCGGCGTCGAGGCCCTGGAAAACCTCGCGGCGCAAGGCCGCTACCGGCGCGACGTGTACTGA
- a CDS encoding HutD family protein: MSDSLSWSIPANEYRRERWRNQFGWTREIVRMRRDAAGLDRPCEGEDWDWRLSIAEIERDAPFSAFPGIDRELVLLSGNGLRLRFDDGESHELLPPHDKLRFAGERTVQGELLDGPTHDLNLMWRRDRVRAELWHRPLVGPMVLFAEPGQTWAVHLLAGQARFADDASLPPLQMGDTAFLAAGGERLRGMLDGGGEVLLVRVAALD, translated from the coding sequence ATGTCCGACAGCCTGTCCTGGTCCATTCCCGCCAACGAATACCGGCGCGAACGCTGGCGCAATCAGTTCGGCTGGACCCGCGAAATCGTGCGCATGCGCCGCGACGCGGCCGGGCTGGACCGCCCCTGCGAGGGCGAGGACTGGGATTGGCGCCTGTCGATCGCCGAGATCGAACGCGATGCGCCGTTCTCCGCGTTTCCCGGCATCGACCGCGAATTGGTCCTGCTCAGCGGCAACGGCCTGCGCCTGCGCTTCGACGATGGGGAGAGCCACGAACTGCTGCCGCCGCACGACAAACTGCGCTTCGCCGGCGAGCGCACGGTGCAGGGCGAACTGCTCGACGGTCCGACCCACGACTTGAACCTGATGTGGCGGCGCGACCGGGTCCGCGCCGAGCTCTGGCACCGGCCGCTGGTCGGGCCGATGGTGCTGTTCGCCGAGCCGGGCCAGACCTGGGCCGTGCACCTGCTCGCCGGCCAGGCGCGTTTCGCCGACGATGCCTCGTTGCCGCCGCTGCAGATGGGCGACACCGCCTTCCTCGCCGCCGGCGGCGAGCGCCTGCGCGGCATGCTCGACGGCGGCGGCGAAGTGTTGTTGGTGCGAGTGGCCGCGCTGGACTGA
- a CDS encoding ComEA family DNA-binding protein — protein MKSFALIAQSLVLSLLLAGSAIASEKVNINSADAATLDRVLLNVGASKAEAIVAYRKANGAFRSAEQLALVKGIGLKTVEKNRDRIVVGGATQGRPINTAGAIAAPRAASKR, from the coding sequence ATGAAGTCGTTTGCCCTCATCGCCCAGTCGCTGGTCCTGTCGCTGCTGCTCGCCGGCAGTGCCATCGCCTCGGAAAAGGTCAACATCAACAGCGCCGACGCGGCCACGCTGGATCGCGTGCTGCTCAACGTCGGAGCGTCCAAGGCCGAAGCCATCGTCGCCTACCGCAAGGCCAATGGGGCCTTCCGCAGCGCCGAGCAGTTGGCCCTGGTGAAAGGGATCGGTCTGAAGACGGTCGAGAAGAACCGGGACCGGATCGTGGTCGGCGGCGCCACCCAGGGCCGTCCGATCAACACCGCGGGCGCGATCGCCGCCCCGCGCGCTGCCAGCAAGCGTTGA
- a CDS encoding M20 family metallopeptidase: MDASQVDRYVGQKWDDEIVPQLVEYIRIPNKSPMFDADWVQHGYMDDAVRLMETWAKAQSIPGMQVEVVRLEGRTPLIFIDIPAAHGGSDEDCVLLYGHLDKQPEMTGWDDGLGPWTPVLKGDKLFGRGGADDGYAIFGSLAAILALQDQKIPHARCVILIEACEESGSYDLPAYVDHLADRIGKPSLVVCLDSGCGNYEQLWCTTSLRGLAGGNFTVKVLSEGVHSGDASGVVPSSFRLLRQLLSRLEDETSGKILVEGLYVDVPEERIEQARQAAKVLGTAVYDKFPFLPGMKPMADDLAELVLNRTWRPALSVTGVDGMPPLASAGNVLRPHTSVKLSLRLPPTLDGKRAGELLKDVLLRDPPNGAQVSLELEKSSSGWNAPAMSSWLSKAIDASSREFFGQPAMYMGEGGSIPFMGMLGEKFPGAQFMITGVLGPHSNAHGPNEFLHIPMGKRVTACVARVVAEHHLAGQRGETTGVAAVADSGDRHGDHGCC; encoded by the coding sequence ATGGACGCCAGCCAGGTCGACCGCTACGTCGGCCAGAAGTGGGACGACGAGATCGTCCCGCAACTGGTCGAATACATCCGTATTCCCAACAAGTCGCCGATGTTCGACGCCGATTGGGTCCAGCACGGCTATATGGACGACGCCGTCCGGCTGATGGAGACCTGGGCCAAGGCGCAGTCGATCCCGGGCATGCAGGTCGAGGTGGTGCGCCTGGAAGGCCGCACGCCGCTGATCTTCATCGACATCCCGGCCGCTCATGGCGGCAGCGACGAGGACTGCGTGCTGCTCTACGGGCACCTGGACAAGCAGCCGGAGATGACCGGCTGGGACGACGGCCTCGGCCCCTGGACCCCGGTGCTCAAGGGCGACAAGCTGTTCGGCCGCGGCGGCGCCGACGACGGCTACGCGATCTTCGGCTCGCTGGCGGCGATCCTGGCCCTGCAGGACCAGAAGATCCCGCACGCGCGCTGCGTGATCCTGATCGAGGCCTGCGAGGAATCCGGCAGCTACGACCTGCCCGCCTACGTCGACCACCTCGCCGACCGCATCGGCAAGCCCTCGCTGGTGGTCTGCCTGGACTCGGGCTGCGGCAACTACGAGCAATTGTGGTGCACCACCTCGCTGCGCGGCCTGGCCGGCGGCAATTTCACGGTCAAGGTGCTTAGCGAGGGCGTGCACTCCGGCGACGCCTCCGGCGTGGTGCCGTCCAGCTTCCGCCTGCTGCGCCAGCTGCTGTCGCGGCTGGAGGACGAGACCAGCGGCAAGATCCTGGTCGAAGGCCTGTACGTCGACGTGCCGGAAGAGCGCATCGAACAGGCGCGCCAGGCGGCCAAGGTGCTGGGCACGGCGGTCTACGACAAGTTCCCGTTCCTGCCCGGCATGAAGCCGATGGCGGACGACCTGGCCGAGCTGGTGCTCAACCGCACCTGGCGCCCGGCGCTGTCGGTGACCGGCGTCGACGGCATGCCGCCGTTGGCCTCGGCCGGCAACGTGCTGCGCCCGCACACCTCGGTCAAGCTGTCGCTGCGCCTGCCGCCGACCCTGGACGGCAAGCGCGCCGGCGAACTGCTCAAGGACGTGCTGCTGCGCGACCCGCCGAACGGCGCTCAGGTCTCGCTGGAGCTGGAAAAATCGTCCAGCGGCTGGAACGCCCCGGCGATGTCGTCCTGGCTGTCCAAGGCCATCGACGCCTCCAGCCGCGAGTTCTTCGGCCAGCCGGCGATGTACATGGGCGAAGGCGGCTCGATCCCGTTCATGGGCATGCTCGGCGAGAAGTTCCCGGGCGCGCAGTTCATGATCACCGGCGTGCTCGGCCCGCACTCCAACGCCCACGGCCCGAACGAATTCCTGCACATCCCGATGGGCAAGCGGGTCACCGCCTGCGTCGCGCGGGTGGTCGCCGAGCACCACCTGGCCGGCCAGCGCGGCGAAACCACCGGCGTGGCCGCGGTCGCCGACAGCGGCGATCGGCATGGCGATCACGGTTGTTGCTGA
- a CDS encoding GlsB/YeaQ/YmgE family stress response membrane protein has protein sequence MLGGIVYTIIIGAVIGVLARFFKPGADPMGWILTILLGIAGAYIGSLLYAGGGLIGLIVSVICAIVLLFLYEIIRAKAAK, from the coding sequence ATGCTCGGCGGTATCGTGTACACCATCATCATCGGCGCGGTCATCGGCGTACTCGCGCGTTTCTTCAAGCCCGGCGCCGATCCGATGGGCTGGATCCTGACCATCCTGCTCGGCATCGCCGGCGCCTATATCGGCAGCCTGCTCTACGCCGGCGGCGGCCTGATCGGCCTGATCGTGTCGGTGATCTGCGCGATCGTGCTGTTGTTTCTGTACGAGATCATTCGGGCCAAGGCGGCCAAGTGA
- the cysN gene encoding sulfate adenylyltransferase subunit CysN, translating to MKPGFGIGDSGLVEAERGDAEVEPVSGEVLAFANPESRIPNPVGDSVADYLRQHERKSLLRFITCGSVDDGKSTLIGRLLHDTKRLFDDQLAALSADSRRHGTRNGEIDFALLVDGLAAEREQGITIDVAYRFFDSARRKFIVADCPGHEQYTRNMATGASTADLAVVLVDARKGLLTQTRRHSYIVSLLGIRHVLLAVNKMDLVDFDRDVFERIAGEYRELAAQLGIEHVQAVPLSALEGDNLIERSPATPWYDGPSVLEYLETVDTARAEAELGLRLPVQWVNRPHQDFRGFAGTIAAGEVRPGDEIVALPSGRRSRVQRIVTADGDLYYARSGQAVTLTLEDELDISRGDVIAAAERPAEVADQFAAHLLWMDANALLPGRSYWLKIGARTVGASVTEIKHKIDVNSQAQLAAKHLELNEVAAVNLGLDQAIAFEAYRDNRELGSFILIDRQSNATVAAGTLDFALRRAGNLHWHPVDVDKAARARSKHQKPRCVWFTGLSGSGKSTIANLVDKQLHALGHHTFVLDGDNVRHGLNKDLGFTDEDRVENIRRVAEVAKLMTDAGLIVLVSFISPFRAERRLARDLFEDGEFVEVFVDTPLQEAERRDVKGLYAKARAGRIPNFTGIDSPYEVPEAPELRLPTLEHDAQALAQRVIDYLR from the coding sequence ATGAAGCCGGGATTCGGGATTGGGGATTCGGGATTGGTCGAAGCGGAGCGCGGCGACGCGGAGGTGGAACCGGTGAGCGGGGAGGTTCTGGCTTTTGCCAATCCCGAATCCCGAATCCCCAATCCCGTCGGCGACAGCGTCGCCGACTACCTGCGCCAGCACGAGCGCAAGAGCCTGCTGCGCTTCATCACCTGCGGCAGCGTCGACGACGGCAAGAGCACCCTGATCGGGCGCCTGCTGCACGACACCAAGCGCCTGTTCGACGATCAACTGGCCGCGCTCAGCGCCGACAGCCGCCGCCACGGTACCCGCAACGGCGAGATCGATTTCGCCCTGCTGGTCGACGGCCTGGCCGCCGAGCGCGAGCAGGGCATCACCATCGACGTGGCCTACCGGTTCTTCGACAGCGCGCGGCGCAAGTTCATCGTCGCCGACTGCCCCGGCCACGAGCAGTACACCCGCAACATGGCCACCGGCGCCTCCACCGCCGACCTGGCCGTGGTCCTGGTCGACGCGCGCAAAGGCCTGCTGACCCAGACCCGCCGCCACAGCTACATCGTGTCCCTGCTCGGCATCCGCCACGTGCTGCTGGCGGTCAACAAGATGGACCTGGTCGATTTCGATCGCGATGTGTTCGAGCGCATCGCCGGCGAATACCGCGAGCTCGCCGCCCAGCTCGGCATCGAGCACGTGCAGGCGGTGCCGCTGTCCGCGCTGGAGGGGGACAACCTGATCGAGCGTTCGCCGGCCACGCCCTGGTACGACGGCCCGAGCGTGCTCGAGTACCTGGAAACCGTCGACACCGCGCGCGCCGAGGCGGAACTGGGCCTGCGCCTGCCGGTGCAGTGGGTCAACCGCCCGCACCAGGATTTCCGCGGCTTCGCCGGCACCATCGCCGCCGGCGAAGTGCGCCCGGGCGACGAAATCGTCGCCTTGCCGTCGGGCCGCCGCTCGCGGGTGCAGCGCATCGTCACCGCCGACGGCGACCTGTACTACGCCCGTTCCGGCCAGGCGGTCACCCTGACCCTGGAGGACGAACTCGACATCAGCCGCGGCGACGTCATCGCCGCGGCCGAACGTCCGGCGGAAGTGGCCGATCAGTTCGCTGCGCACCTGCTGTGGATGGATGCGAACGCGCTGCTGCCGGGGCGCTCGTATTGGCTCAAGATCGGCGCGCGCACGGTCGGCGCCAGCGTCACCGAGATCAAGCACAAGATCGACGTCAACAGCCAGGCCCAACTCGCCGCCAAGCACCTGGAGCTCAACGAGGTCGCGGCGGTCAACCTGGGCCTGGACCAGGCGATCGCGTTCGAGGCTTACCGCGACAACCGCGAGCTCGGCAGCTTCATCCTGATCGACCGCCAGAGCAACGCCACCGTCGCCGCCGGCACCCTGGATTTCGCCCTGCGCCGCGCCGGCAACCTGCACTGGCACCCGGTCGACGTCGACAAGGCCGCGCGCGCCCGCAGCAAGCACCAGAAGCCGCGCTGCGTCTGGTTCACCGGCCTGTCCGGTTCGGGCAAGTCGACCATCGCCAACCTGGTCGACAAGCAACTGCACGCGCTCGGCCACCACACCTTCGTGCTCGACGGCGACAACGTCCGCCACGGGCTCAACAAGGACCTGGGCTTCACCGACGAGGACCGGGTCGAGAACATCCGCCGCGTCGCCGAAGTCGCCAAGCTGATGACCGACGCCGGCCTGATCGTGCTGGTCAGCTTCATCTCGCCGTTCCGCGCCGAGCGCCGGCTGGCGCGCGACTTGTTCGAGGACGGCGAATTCGTCGAAGTGTTCGTCGACACCCCGCTGCAGGAAGCCGAGCGGCGCGACGTCAAGGGCCTGTACGCCAAGGCCCGCGCCGGCCGCATCCCCAACTTCACCGGCATCGATTCGCCCTACGAAGTCCCCGAAGCCCCCGAGCTGCGCCTGCCGACCCTGGAGCACGATGCGCAGGCGCTGGCGCAGCGGGTGATCGACTATTTGCGGTGA
- the cysD gene encoding sulfate adenylyltransferase subunit CysD gives MSASPELSPLFDTVADPSAPPRLAARTLSHLDRLEAESIHILREVASEFRNPVMLYSVGKDSSVLLHLLLKAFYPSRPPIPLLHVDTGWKFGEMIAFRDRRAAETGVDLRVHVNPDGLAQGVGPISHGAAVHTDVMKTQALKQALDWNRFDAAIGGARRDEEKSRAKERIFSFRNPQHRWDPKNQRPELWSLYNTRIHAGESVRVFPISNWTELDVWLYIYRERIPVPSLYFAAQRPVVERDGSLILVDDERLPLREGEVPQQRKVRFRTLGCYPLTGAIESEADTLEAIIAEMLVATTSERQGRVIDHDPTASMERKKQEGYF, from the coding sequence ATGAGTGCGTCACCCGAACTGAGCCCGCTGTTCGACACCGTCGCCGACCCGTCCGCGCCGCCGCGGCTGGCCGCGCGCACGCTGAGCCATCTCGACCGGCTCGAGGCCGAGAGCATCCACATCCTGCGCGAGGTCGCCTCGGAGTTCCGCAATCCGGTGATGCTGTACTCGGTCGGCAAGGACAGTTCGGTGCTGCTGCATCTGCTGCTCAAGGCCTTCTATCCCTCGCGGCCGCCGATCCCCTTGCTGCATGTCGACACCGGCTGGAAGTTCGGCGAGATGATCGCGTTCCGCGACCGCCGCGCGGCCGAGACCGGCGTCGACCTGCGCGTGCACGTCAATCCCGACGGCCTGGCCCAGGGCGTGGGCCCGATCAGCCACGGCGCCGCCGTGCACACCGACGTGATGAAGACCCAGGCGCTGAAGCAGGCGCTGGACTGGAACCGCTTCGACGCCGCGATCGGCGGCGCGCGCCGCGACGAAGAGAAGTCGCGCGCCAAGGAACGGATCTTCTCGTTCCGCAACCCGCAGCACCGTTGGGACCCGAAGAACCAGCGCCCGGAGTTGTGGAGCCTGTACAACACCCGCATCCACGCCGGCGAAAGCGTGCGCGTGTTTCCGATCTCGAATTGGACCGAACTCGACGTGTGGCTGTACATCTACCGCGAGCGCATCCCGGTGCCCTCGCTGTACTTCGCCGCGCAGCGTCCGGTGGTCGAACGCGACGGCAGCCTGATCCTGGTCGACGACGAGCGCCTGCCGCTGCGCGAGGGCGAGGTGCCGCAGCAGCGCAAGGTGCGCTTCCGCACCCTGGGCTGCTATCCGTTGACCGGCGCGATCGAATCCGAGGCCGACACGCTGGAGGCGATCATCGCCGAGATGTTGGTCGCGACCACCTCCGAGCGCCAGGGCCGAGTCATCGACCACGACCCCACGGCGTCGATGGAGCGCAAGAAACAGGAAGGGTATTTCTGA
- a CDS encoding assimilatory sulfite reductase (NADPH) flavoprotein subunit, which yields MPAAALSAPALLATPLPADRLDSLARLTDGLDKDSLWWLSGYAAGLARAGGGLAAAVQAPVADARSGERLSIVYGSQTGNAKRLAEQLAGQAEAAGLNVRLLRADAYPTRELKNERLLYLVVSTQGDGDPSDDARGLVEFIAGKRAPELKQLSYAVLGLGDSSYPQFCAIGHKLDARLAELGAHRLFARGDADLDLETVAAPWLQQALAQAKETLKPAAAHLATVTPLRPLPSAPAHHRDAPFAAELIGNQRLTQAIAGRYRSDKDVRHIELSLEGSGLHYQPGDALGLWPRNPPQLVEAVLHTLDLDGDAAVAHAGQELPLRQWLSEKRELTKLARPFVASHAAHARSDELNRLLAPDQAAALTDLLANSQVIDLLQRYDGHWSADELVAALRPLTPRLYSIASSQKLVGDEVHLTVAHLQYETAAGTRWGAASHQLASAAEGDRLPVFVEHNERFRLPADGSRDVIMIGPGTGVAPFRGFVQERAADGAGGRNWLLFGNPHFRTDFLYQTEWQAALKSGQLHRLDLAFSRDQSHKVYVQHRLRERGRELYDWLQNGAHLYVCGDATRMAKDVHAALVAAIAEHGGKSAEDAEDYLNQLQQQGRYARDVY from the coding sequence GTGCCCGCCGCCGCCCTGTCCGCTCCCGCCCTGCTCGCCACTCCGCTGCCCGCGGACCGGCTCGACTCGCTCGCCCGTCTCACCGACGGCCTGGACAAAGACAGCCTGTGGTGGCTGTCCGGCTACGCCGCCGGCCTGGCCCGCGCCGGCGGCGGCCTCGCCGCGGCGGTGCAGGCGCCGGTCGCCGACGCCCGCAGCGGCGAGCGGCTGAGCATCGTCTACGGCAGCCAGACCGGCAACGCCAAGCGCCTGGCCGAGCAGCTCGCCGGGCAGGCCGAAGCGGCCGGTCTCAACGTGCGCCTGCTGCGTGCCGACGCCTACCCGACCCGCGAACTCAAGAACGAGCGCCTGCTCTATCTGGTCGTCAGCACCCAGGGCGACGGCGACCCGTCCGACGACGCCCGCGGCCTGGTCGAGTTCATCGCCGGCAAGCGCGCGCCCGAACTCAAGCAGCTCAGCTACGCCGTGCTCGGCCTGGGCGATTCCAGCTATCCGCAATTCTGCGCGATCGGCCACAAGCTCGACGCGCGCCTGGCCGAACTCGGCGCCCACCGCCTGTTCGCCCGCGGCGACGCCGACCTGGACCTGGAGACCGTGGCCGCGCCGTGGCTGCAGCAGGCCCTGGCCCAGGCCAAGGAAACCCTGAAGCCGGCCGCCGCGCACCTGGCCACGGTGACCCCGCTGCGGCCGCTGCCGAGCGCGCCGGCGCACCACCGCGATGCGCCGTTCGCGGCCGAGCTGATCGGCAACCAGCGCCTGACCCAGGCGATCGCCGGCCGTTACCGCTCCGACAAGGACGTGCGCCACATCGAACTCTCGCTGGAGGGCTCGGGCCTGCATTACCAGCCCGGCGACGCGCTCGGCCTGTGGCCGCGCAACCCGCCGCAGCTAGTCGAGGCGGTGCTGCACACCCTCGACCTCGACGGCGACGCCGCGGTCGCCCACGCCGGCCAGGAACTGCCGCTGCGCCAATGGCTGAGCGAGAAGCGCGAGCTGACCAAGCTGGCACGGCCGTTCGTCGCCAGCCACGCCGCGCACGCCCGCAGCGACGAACTCAACCGCCTGCTGGCCCCGGACCAGGCCGCCGCGCTGACCGACCTGCTCGCCAACAGTCAGGTGATCGACCTGCTGCAGCGCTACGACGGCCACTGGAGCGCCGACGAGCTGGTCGCGGCGCTGCGCCCGCTGACGCCGCGGCTGTACTCGATCGCCTCCAGTCAGAAGCTGGTCGGCGACGAAGTCCATCTCACCGTCGCTCACCTGCAGTACGAAACCGCCGCCGGCACCCGCTGGGGCGCGGCCTCGCACCAGCTCGCCAGCGCCGCCGAAGGCGATCGCCTGCCGGTGTTCGTCGAACACAACGAACGCTTCCGCCTGCCCGCCGACGGCTCGCGCGACGTGATCATGATCGGCCCCGGCACCGGCGTCGCGCCGTTCCGCGGCTTCGTCCAGGAGCGCGCCGCCGACGGCGCCGGCGGCCGCAACTGGCTGCTGTTCGGCAATCCGCACTTCCGCACCGACTTCCTCTACCAGACCGAGTGGCAGGCCGCGCTCAAGTCCGGCCAGCTGCACCGCCTCGATCTGGCCTTCTCGCGCGACCAAAGCCACAAGGTCTACGTCCAGCATCGCCTGCGCGAACGCGGCCGCGAACTCTACGACTGGCTGCAGAACGGCGCCCACCTGTACGTGTGCGGCGACGCCACGCGCATGGCCAAGGACGTGCACGCGGCGCTGGTGGCGGCGATCGCCGAGCACGGCGGCAAGAGCGCGGAAGACGCGGAGGACTATCTCAATCAACTGCAGCAACAGGGCCGCTACGCCCGGGACGTGTACTGA